The DNA sequence TTGTATATTTAACTAAGGCCGAATAAAAAGCGCTGTCAGCGTATTTTTTCACAAGAGAGCCGAGGTAGTGGCCCGCAAACAAACCGAGCAGCAGAATGATCAGCGCACTAACGAGAAGAGGCAGGAAGGTGAGAATGGCTTCTCCGATATTGTTCAATACCTCCAGCTGCAGCACGTTCAATGCTTCTACTGTGAAGAAGAGAATTATCAATATTTTTACAGCCTGGCCAAGTATGTTGGAAAGCTGCAGAGAAGATTTGGATGGGCCTTCCATCTGGAAAAAGCTGTATACACGGTTGATACCGGTCCGGGCGAGCAGATTTTTCAGCAGATCTCCGATAAACTTTGCAATAAAGTAACCAACGAGTACGAGAGCTATTGCAACGAATACGTTTGGAATCATACTGAGAATCGTATTAAATACGTTGTTGATCGGCTCTGAAATCATTTGGATATTGAGTGCTTCAAGAGCCACGGTGATAATGGGAATAAGAATGAGAATGAAAAGAATGTTAGCCAGAATAGAGGAAAGTTTAACAGAAGAATCTTTATCTTTGGGATCATCTTCGAATTTGGTCCATTTATTAAACCAATGATCGATTTTCAGACTTTCAAGGAGTCGGAAAACCAGGTCTTTAACGAGACGTGCAACGAAGATACCGATGATAAGAATAAGAGCGGCAGCAAATAGATTAGGCAGAAAAGCGAGGAAAGTCTCCATCATATTCGTTATCGGTCCGGAAACAGCTTCCATGTTGAGAGCGTCGAGAATACTCGGTAGGAACAACAGGAAAACAAGGAAATAAGCGACTTTGGCAACGGATGTTAAAATGGCTGCTCCCTGCTCTTCATCTTTGATAAGCGGTGTTTTTGCCAGGCCTCGATGGGCTCCCACCTTTTTCAGACCTTTACTGATCAGGTTTTTAACGACCAGCGCAATTATCCAGGCAAGCAGCAGTAACAGGAGTGCGACCACAACGTTTGCAAGGCCGGAAATCAGATCGCCCAGCAGGTTTTGAAACTGTGTGCCTACTTCATTCATAGTTTATTCTCCTCCTTATTCCAAAGTTAGTAATTCTTTACCTGTTTTTAAGCATAAAGAAACCTTATTATTCAATAATTATAGGTATAATGATGATTACTTTTTAGTGTACAATCGTCTGATTTCTCATTTCAGGTTAAGGACAAAGGAATCCGGATTCCTTTCGTAACGAGTTGAACGATGAAAAAGAACAGCTTCTTCGAGGGATTTGGGCGGTGGGAGAAGGTTCTTTTAATTGCTGCTTCAGTTCTGTTGATTCAGGAAGAAGTTTTGTTTATTCAGGCCGCGGTATTCTTAAACAGGCGGGGAGTTTCTTTTAATTCCGCGCGGTTCTGTTATTTTGGTTCTATTAATTTCCGAAAAAGTTCTTTTAATTCATGTTTTCTCCCGTCTGCAAAATTTCCCCTTTCTTTATAAGCACAAAAAAACTGCCATGTTTCACATGAAACGAGGCAGCAGTTTTATATTCAGCGCATTTTTTTGTTGGCTTCATAAGTGACAGCTTTTGATTTCTGGTATTCCTGTGCGCGGTTCTTTTCCACTATAATCTTTTTATCAAGAGAGCGGTTATATTCTTCGAAGCAGTAACCGTGTGTTAATAGCATGGTTTTTTCAATATTCTCTGTCGTCTGCAAGCTTTTCTCTCCTTTCATGAGGAAATTCAGCCAAAAACAGCTGTTGAATGTCATATTTCCTCACGCAAAGAGAGTTAAAACTTTTTAAAGGAAAACTAAGGAAAAAGAACGGTATATGTTCAGCGGGTTAGGTAAAGAGTCCTGTTTAAAAGTTCCATGACATGTCCTCCATATAGGAAGCCCATCTCAGAAGTGATTTATCTTTTCCAGGTCCGGCGACAGCAGACAGGCCGATAAATCCATCGGGTGTTCTGACAGGAACGGACACTTGGGGAAGACCTGCAAGTCCCGCAATGCAGCAGAGCTGGAAACTTCTTTTTCTAATGTGGTCGACTGTTTCCGGTGCAAGATTCCGCAGAGGTGCCGGTCCGGGGGAAGTCGGCATCACAAGCATATGGTCGTCGGCGAGGAGATCTGTCAGCAGAAGACGGATCTTCTCTTTTTTAATGTGTGCGGCTTCCGCCTCTTCTTTCGTAACTTTGGAAGCTGCCTCAAACCGCTCTTTAATGCCTGGTCCAAAGGCAGGCTGCTGCTGGTTCACCCAGGATCCGTGGGCTTCCCAGATTTCGAAGGCCTGGATAATCCGAAAAATTTCCGCCCAGTTTTCCAGGGACCCTTCATGAGTAAGAGAAATATCCTCCGCCCCGGAGACCAGTGGAGCGAGAAAAGAGGCAGTGGCACTGTCCGCAGCTTCCCATGCTTCCTCAGGTTTTATCGGTTTTAAGGAAACAGGCTTTTCCATAGTGGAGGGAAGCAGAACTTCTCCGACTTTTGCAAGCATTTCAGAGGAAAGGCTCATCCATCCAACTGTATCGAAAGAAGGCGAAAGGGGGATCACTCCTTCGATCGGTATCTTCCCATGGGTAGGGCGGATTCCGAACACTCCACAGCAGGCGGCAGGGATCCTGACAGAACCTCCCGTGTCAGTTCCTAATGCAAAATCAACAAGTCCCGCAGCGGCGGCAGCGGCAGAACCACTGGAAGAGCCGCCTGGAATTCTGTCCGGATCCCTTGGATTTTCAGGCGTCCCATAGTGGATATTTTCCCCGTGAAGGCTGTACATCAGTTCGTCCGTCAATGTCAGGCCTTTTAAGTCAGCCCCTTCTTTTAATAAAGCTGATAGCGAGGAGGCGGTTTTAACTGCGGGCGGATGGGAACGAAACCAATCCGGATTTCCTGCTGTATTCGTAACCCCCTCTACAGAGAATACATCTTTTACAGTAAACGTTTTTCCAGAAAGAATACCGGTTCGTGATCCTTTCATTCTGACATCCTCCTGAGTATAGATGACCGAATCGATAGAAATTCCTCCTTTAACCCTGTGGCAGCTGTAGAAAGCAAAGCTTTTAAACAGAGAGGGTGATTCTTCATTGCCCGTAATTATAACTTTTTTCAGACAGGAATGTCGT is a window from the Alkalicoccus halolimnae genome containing:
- a CDS encoding mechanosensitive ion channel — translated: MNEVGTQFQNLLGDLISGLANVVVALLLLLLAWIIALVVKNLISKGLKKVGAHRGLAKTPLIKDEEQGAAILTSVAKVAYFLVFLLFLPSILDALNMEAVSGPITNMMETFLAFLPNLFAAALILIIGIFVARLVKDLVFRLLESLKIDHWFNKWTKFEDDPKDKDSSVKLSSILANILFILILIPIITVALEALNIQMISEPINNVFNTILSMIPNVFVAIALVLVGYFIAKFIGDLLKNLLARTGINRVYSFFQMEGPSKSSLQLSNILGQAVKILIILFFTVEALNVLQLEVLNNIGEAILTFLPLLVSALIILLLGLFAGHYLGSLVKKYADSAFYSALVKYTIIVFAAFMAFDQMEFASNIVNSAFLLILGALAVAFAIAFGVGGRDFARVKLQELDKKMKKESSKPGNPAAAPDDSSTGSSPGTRRTDVHDPGIPRDEGPGSHDPGI
- a CDS encoding amidase, translating into MFKSFAFYSCHRVKGGISIDSVIYTQEDVRMKGSRTGILSGKTFTVKDVFSVEGVTNTAGNPDWFRSHPPAVKTASSLSALLKEGADLKGLTLTDELMYSLHGENIHYGTPENPRDPDRIPGGSSSGSAAAAAAGLVDFALGTDTGGSVRIPAACCGVFGIRPTHGKIPIEGVIPLSPSFDTVGWMSLSSEMLAKVGEVLLPSTMEKPVSLKPIKPEEAWEAADSATASFLAPLVSGAEDISLTHEGSLENWAEIFRIIQAFEIWEAHGSWVNQQQPAFGPGIKERFEAASKVTKEEAEAAHIKKEKIRLLLTDLLADDHMLVMPTSPGPAPLRNLAPETVDHIRKRSFQLCCIAGLAGLPQVSVPVRTPDGFIGLSAVAGPGKDKSLLRWASYMEDMSWNF